The Paenibacillus sp. MBLB1832 genome has a window encoding:
- a CDS encoding ABC transporter permease, whose translation MLDSINGAVELGLLYALMALGVYITFRILDFPDLTVDGSFTTGGAIAAILIANGYSPLLACLAAFAGGLVAGACTGLLHTKGKINGLLSGILMMIALYSINMRIMGKPNISLLGVDTLFTAVSPITIVLIIVVVFKLLLDAFLHTDLGLALRATGDNARMIRSFGANTHNTTILGLSLSNGLVALSGALIAQQSGFADISMGIGMIVIGLASVIIGEAIFGARSVFQATLAAVLGSIVYRIVVALALRVEWLKASDLKLITAIIVIIALVLPSVQRAIKQKATAKKRTAELIARALQTNPGGER comes from the coding sequence ATGTTGGATTCCATAAATGGTGCCGTCGAGCTGGGTCTTCTGTATGCCTTGATGGCGCTTGGTGTTTATATCACGTTTCGAATTCTCGATTTCCCCGACCTCACGGTGGATGGAAGTTTTACAACTGGCGGTGCGATTGCTGCGATTCTGATTGCCAATGGTTACTCTCCGCTGCTAGCTTGTTTAGCTGCTTTTGCAGGTGGACTTGTGGCTGGGGCTTGTACAGGATTGCTTCATACGAAGGGTAAAATTAATGGATTGCTTTCAGGGATTCTAATGATGATTGCCCTGTATTCGATTAATATGCGCATCATGGGCAAGCCGAACATTTCGCTTCTTGGTGTAGATACATTATTTACTGCTGTGTCGCCAATTACGATTGTTCTAATTATAGTTGTCGTGTTCAAATTATTGCTTGATGCGTTCCTGCATACTGATCTTGGACTTGCTCTGCGAGCAACGGGAGACAATGCGCGAATGATCCGCAGCTTCGGTGCAAATACCCACAACACAACGATCCTAGGATTGAGCTTGTCCAATGGGTTAGTGGCGCTATCTGGCGCGCTTATTGCGCAGCAGTCTGGATTTGCTGATATCTCCATGGGAATCGGGATGATCGTCATTGGACTGGCATCCGTTATTATTGGCGAAGCGATTTTCGGTGCTCGTTCGGTTTTCCAAGCCACTTTGGCGGCTGTTCTCGGCTCCATCGTGTACCGTATCGTTGTTGCTTTAGCACTGAGAGTCGAGTGGCTGAAAGCGTCCGATTTGAAGCTCATTACCGCCATCATCGTTATTATTGCGCTCGTACTTCCTTCCGTGCAGCGTGCCATTAAGCAAAAAGCAACGGCTAAGAAACGCACAGCGGAGCTCATTGCACGCGCTTTGCAAACGAATCCTGGAGGTGAGCGATAG
- a CDS encoding ABC transporter ATP-binding protein yields the protein MLQLSNVSKLFNPGSADEKIALIGIQLNLNPGDFVTVIGSNGAGKSTLMNTISGVMTPDAGEVRINGEVIHHLPEFERSRWIGRVFQDPMAGTAPRMTIEENLAMAYARGKKRGLSFGVNARKRALFLEQLQRLGIGLEGRLRAKVGLLSGGERQALSLLMATFTQPQILLLDEHTAALDPARAELITRLTDEIVREMKLTTLMVTHNMEQAIRLGNRLIMMDKGRIILDVNEERKKDLTVEQLLGEFERISGNKLADDRVVLG from the coding sequence GTGCTGCAGCTCTCGAACGTCTCTAAATTATTTAACCCAGGTTCCGCTGATGAAAAAATCGCACTGATCGGCATTCAGTTGAACTTGAATCCAGGTGACTTCGTCACGGTGATCGGCAGTAATGGCGCTGGCAAATCTACGTTGATGAACACCATCTCCGGCGTCATGACACCAGATGCCGGCGAAGTTCGCATTAACGGCGAGGTGATTCATCACCTGCCGGAGTTTGAGCGCAGCCGCTGGATCGGCCGCGTCTTCCAAGACCCCATGGCTGGGACCGCTCCTCGAATGACCATCGAGGAGAATCTCGCCATGGCGTACGCCCGCGGCAAGAAGCGCGGCCTGAGCTTCGGCGTCAACGCGCGTAAGCGCGCGTTGTTCCTGGAGCAGCTGCAGCGCCTCGGCATCGGCCTGGAAGGCCGTCTGCGCGCGAAAGTCGGACTGCTCTCCGGCGGCGAGCGCCAAGCGCTCAGCTTGCTGATGGCGACCTTCACCCAGCCGCAGATTCTGCTGCTGGATGAGCATACCGCAGCTTTAGATCCTGCGCGTGCCGAGCTGATTACACGATTGACTGATGAAATCGTCCGGGAAATGAAGCTGACCACACTGATGGTCACGCACAACATGGAGCAAGCCATTCGACTAGGCAATCGCCTCATCATGATGGATAAAGGCCGTATCATTCTCGATGTGAACGAAGAACGGAAGAAAGACCTCACGGTCGAACAACTGCTTGGGGAGTTCGAGCGCATCAGCGGGAATAAGCTGGCGGATGACCGAGTCGTACTCGGATAA
- a CDS encoding lipoate--protein ligase family protein, producing the protein MTAWRFIHTGDRSPAENMALDEAILTAHGEGKVPPTVRFYGWNPATLSIGYFQKAAEVDQEAVANEGIGFVRRPTGGRAVLHDKELTYSIIVAEDYPGIPRNVTEAYRVLSEGLLQGFRALGLGAEMVQLASDEEKEKYASAGSAACFDSPSWYELVVEGRKVAGSAQVRQKGVVLQHGSILLDMDTDQLFRMLRFSNEKVADRMKQSFLKKAVAINELLRAQGKKEVTLREVEEAFRREIALGLGVELVESALTDYEIELTNRLVQEKYGTEEWNLRR; encoded by the coding sequence ATGACGGCATGGCGATTTATACATACAGGAGATCGGTCTCCTGCTGAAAATATGGCTTTGGATGAAGCGATTTTGACCGCACATGGTGAAGGCAAAGTTCCGCCAACGGTGCGGTTTTACGGATGGAATCCTGCGACACTGTCGATTGGGTATTTTCAAAAGGCGGCAGAAGTCGATCAGGAGGCTGTCGCGAACGAGGGGATCGGTTTCGTACGCCGTCCGACAGGCGGAAGAGCGGTCCTGCACGATAAGGAGCTCACATATAGCATCATTGTGGCAGAGGACTACCCAGGTATTCCGCGCAATGTGACGGAAGCGTACCGCGTACTGAGTGAAGGGCTTCTGCAAGGCTTTCGAGCGCTAGGGTTAGGTGCGGAAATGGTTCAGTTGGCAAGCGATGAGGAAAAGGAGAAATACGCTTCCGCAGGTTCGGCTGCTTGCTTCGATTCTCCGTCGTGGTACGAGCTTGTCGTAGAAGGCAGGAAGGTGGCTGGCAGTGCGCAGGTACGGCAGAAAGGCGTTGTGCTGCAGCACGGCTCTATTCTACTTGACATGGACACGGATCAATTATTCCGGATGCTGCGATTCTCGAATGAGAAAGTAGCCGATCGGATGAAACAAAGCTTCCTGAAGAAAGCGGTGGCGATTAACGAATTGCTGCGTGCACAGGGGAAAAAGGAAGTGACGCTGCGCGAGGTGGAGGAAGCCTTCCGCCGTGAGATTGCGCTGGGCCTCGGTGTTGAGCTCGTCGAGTCTGCATTGACGGACTATGAGATTGAGCTAACGAATCGTCTTGTTCAAGAGAAGTACGGTACTGAAGAGTGGAATTTGCGTCGATAA
- a CDS encoding DEAD/DEAH box helicase: MRQHDQQENIRPIHKQLDMHIERDWFTELDHRVRGGGPWDDWTLYQLAYESEESGLISSFDEMQCLRHLGTLEPMAHQIETAKRVLNEMRGRAILADEVGLGKTIEAGLILKEYMIRGLVRKTLILVPASLVLQWVRELNSKFGIPAVAHKKAYMWQQADIIVASMDTAKRDPHRDIVMGLEYDMLIVDEAHKLKNKKTTNYTFVNELRKKYCLLLTATPVQNDLKELYNLITLLKPGQLGGQNNFKSNYVVGKRTPKNETQLQQELSKVMIRNRRGDGGVHYTQRVVRNIPLTLSPDEQALYDGVTQFVRTRYAESAGDLSSMLSMITLQREVCSSRDAVFITLVNLFKKTAEDSPVRAKIWELVELIRSIKSNSKAETTMKLIQEINDKVIIFTEYRASQEYLLNYLKEHKITAVPYRGGMNRGKKDWMMDLFRNRVQVLIATEAGGEGINLQFCHNMINFDLPWNPMRVEQRIGRVHRLGQKHDVNIYNLSTRNTIEEHILSLLHEKINMFELVIGQLDTIIEKIEKKGSLETSLFRMVMEANSSEEIRRQIDELGHSFSEVKAEIEQNPQYGAQFQGILDAVGGTQRVEVRP; this comes from the coding sequence ATGCGTCAACATGATCAGCAAGAGAACATCCGCCCCATTCATAAACAACTGGATATGCATATCGAAAGAGACTGGTTTACCGAGCTGGACCATCGCGTACGCGGCGGAGGGCCTTGGGACGACTGGACACTCTATCAGCTTGCCTACGAATCGGAAGAGTCGGGGCTTATTTCTAGTTTCGATGAAATGCAATGCCTGCGTCACCTAGGAACACTTGAACCGATGGCGCACCAGATCGAAACCGCGAAGCGTGTCCTGAATGAGATGCGCGGACGCGCGATATTAGCCGATGAAGTCGGACTTGGGAAAACGATCGAAGCTGGTTTGATTTTAAAAGAATACATGATCCGCGGCTTGGTCCGCAAAACGCTCATCCTCGTACCCGCTTCCCTTGTGCTCCAATGGGTGCGGGAGCTGAATAGCAAGTTCGGTATCCCTGCGGTCGCGCATAAGAAGGCGTATATGTGGCAGCAAGCCGACATCATCGTCGCTTCGATGGATACGGCCAAACGTGATCCGCATCGCGACATCGTGATGGGCTTGGAATACGATATGCTCATTGTCGATGAAGCGCATAAGCTCAAAAACAAAAAAACGACCAACTACACCTTCGTCAATGAGTTGCGCAAGAAATACTGCCTGCTCTTAACAGCTACGCCTGTACAGAACGATCTCAAAGAACTCTACAACCTCATCACGCTGCTCAAACCCGGCCAACTCGGCGGTCAAAATAACTTCAAATCCAACTATGTCGTTGGTAAGCGTACGCCTAAGAACGAAACACAGCTCCAGCAGGAGCTCTCGAAGGTAATGATTCGCAACCGTCGCGGCGACGGCGGCGTGCATTATACACAGCGTGTTGTGCGGAACATACCGCTCACCCTTTCGCCGGACGAGCAGGCCCTCTACGATGGTGTGACCCAATTCGTTCGTACCCGCTATGCCGAGAGCGCGGGGGATCTCAGCTCGATGCTCTCGATGATCACGCTCCAGCGTGAAGTATGCTCCTCGCGGGACGCGGTGTTCATTACGCTAGTGAATTTGTTCAAGAAAACCGCTGAAGACTCTCCCGTGCGCGCGAAAATATGGGAGCTTGTTGAGCTCATTCGCAGCATTAAATCGAACAGCAAAGCCGAAACCACGATGAAGCTCATTCAAGAGATTAATGATAAAGTCATAATTTTCACCGAATATCGGGCTTCGCAAGAATATTTGTTAAATTATCTCAAAGAACACAAAATCACAGCCGTGCCCTACCGAGGCGGCATGAATCGCGGCAAAAAAGATTGGATGATGGACCTATTCCGCAATCGGGTTCAAGTGCTTATTGCAACCGAGGCGGGAGGGGAGGGCATTAATCTCCAATTTTGCCACAACATGATCAACTTCGATCTGCCGTGGAACCCGATGCGTGTGGAACAACGGATTGGGCGTGTGCATCGGCTTGGGCAAAAGCATGACGTCAACATTTACAACTTATCCACAAGGAATACCATTGAAGAACATATCCTCTCCCTGCTGCATGAGAAAATTAATATGTTCGAGCTCGTTATTGGACAGCTGGACACTATCATTGAGAAAATCGAGAAAAAAGGCTCGCTAGAAACATCCCTGTTCCGCATGGTCATGGAAGCAAACTCTAGTGAAGAGATTCGCCGCCAAATCGATGAACTAGGCCATTCCTTTAGTGAAGTCAAAGCCGAGATTGAGCAAAATCCACAGTATGGCGCACAGTTCCAAGGCATCCTTGATGCAGTCGGCGGCACACAGCGTGTGGAGGTTAGACCATGA
- a CDS encoding YqhG family protein, producing MNKRNIHTFVMRFLETFDCTILEKTPSYVTVKLSPEADREMTGRPYYWSFIERTGAVAETMTYKFVFDPEQMQLEAKPKAATATAVKSPPPAGSGTAGYGGPSGQSVAGEPDSILGRYFGFVPTTITARVPQDEVTFGSQRLDQIFRIVRERGRFVHLFEEPFRMGATYHASLVYDTWFCVNYKVELACDRKRSEIHSLAIQLNSGEIREHFHKGMLTKSLSPQLPANSHILPDTISIPKAINALEMTLERKISTYDHRWADDANAGHRTEIDRVENYYNGLLLAADPAQRDEIETQCRNRLQEIDWQYKPRIAVSVINGGLFHLNASRYASRN from the coding sequence ATGAATAAACGAAATATTCATACGTTCGTCATGCGGTTTCTGGAGACGTTCGATTGTACCATTTTGGAGAAAACGCCCTCGTATGTCACCGTCAAGCTATCGCCCGAGGCCGATCGGGAAATGACGGGCCGCCCTTACTACTGGAGCTTCATTGAGCGAACTGGTGCAGTAGCTGAGACGATGACCTATAAATTCGTGTTCGATCCTGAGCAAATGCAGCTGGAAGCGAAGCCGAAGGCAGCGACGGCGACGGCTGTGAAAAGTCCTCCACCCGCAGGTTCAGGCACCGCCGGATATGGCGGTCCATCAGGGCAATCTGTTGCTGGTGAGCCAGACAGTATTCTCGGGCGGTACTTCGGCTTCGTTCCCACGACGATAACAGCCCGAGTCCCGCAAGATGAAGTCACCTTCGGCAGTCAAAGGCTGGACCAAATCTTCAGAATCGTGCGCGAGCGAGGGCGCTTTGTTCACTTATTTGAGGAACCGTTCCGCATGGGAGCCACTTATCACGCCTCCTTGGTGTACGACACATGGTTCTGTGTGAACTACAAGGTGGAACTGGCTTGCGATCGCAAACGCAGCGAAATTCACTCGCTCGCCATCCAATTGAACAGCGGTGAAATTCGCGAGCATTTTCATAAAGGGATGCTGACCAAAAGCCTCTCTCCGCAGTTGCCTGCCAACAGCCACATTTTGCCGGATACGATCTCGATCCCGAAAGCCATTAACGCTTTGGAAATGACGCTCGAGCGCAAAATCAGCACCTACGATCACCGCTGGGCCGATGATGCCAATGCAGGACACCGTACTGAAATTGATCGTGTCGAAAATTATTACAACGGACTGCTCCTCGCAGCTGATCCTGCGCAGCGCGACGAAATCGAGACACAATGCCGTAATCGCTTGCAAGAAATCGACTGGCAATACAAGCCTCGCATCGCGGTTTCGGTCATTAATGGCGGTTTATTTCACTTAAATGCCTCCCGTTATGCATCCAGAAACTGA
- a CDS encoding YqzE family protein, with protein MAKSDDLVKYITQQVVTYIDTPKEVRQQAKASKKVHKEDWQTRWFGMLPLAARMLFGRSKK; from the coding sequence ATGGCCAAGAGTGATGATCTTGTGAAGTACATAACGCAGCAAGTGGTGACGTATATCGATACGCCGAAGGAAGTTCGGCAGCAAGCGAAAGCATCAAAAAAGGTCCACAAGGAAGATTGGCAAACGAGATGGTTCGGCATGCTGCCATTAGCGGCTCGGATGCTGTTCGGACGATCGAAGAAATAG
- a CDS encoding Bax inhibitor-1/YccA family protein: MDRTVSVTQSGSFAHVLQTFAISLLVSFLGTMIGAMVVPPSMIMLFVIAEVVMLVSAIVIRIRGKHIGYGFLYAFTAISGVTLYPVIMAYGGLLGANVVSGAFFATAAIFGSLAFYAHRSQRDFSFLGGFLFAGTIGLVLMSVMGMFLNFGSITNLVWSFIGILIFSGWVLYDVAQYRNGVEPQAVPLAALNIYLDFINLFLYILRFLASIAGINRD, encoded by the coding sequence ATGGATAGAACAGTTAGCGTCACGCAATCTGGCAGCTTTGCTCATGTGCTTCAAACATTTGCGATTTCACTCTTGGTGTCTTTTCTTGGTACGATGATCGGTGCGATGGTCGTTCCTCCTTCGATGATCATGCTTTTCGTAATTGCAGAGGTTGTCATGCTGGTGTCAGCGATCGTAATTCGTATTCGCGGCAAACATATCGGCTACGGATTCCTCTATGCGTTTACTGCAATTTCAGGTGTAACTCTGTACCCAGTCATCATGGCATACGGCGGTTTGCTTGGCGCAAATGTGGTATCTGGCGCATTCTTTGCGACAGCAGCGATTTTCGGGTCATTGGCCTTCTATGCACACCGTTCGCAACGCGATTTTAGCTTCCTAGGCGGATTCTTGTTCGCAGGAACAATTGGTCTTGTGCTCATGAGCGTGATGGGCATGTTTTTGAATTTCGGGTCCATCACGAACCTCGTGTGGTCGTTTATTGGGATTCTGATTTTCAGCGGCTGGGTATTGTATGACGTAGCTCAGTATCGCAACGGTGTTGAACCGCAAGCTGTTCCGCTGGCTGCTTTGAATATTTATCTGGATTTCATTAACTTGTTCTTATACATCTTGCGCTTCCTAGCATCCATTGCTGGGATTAACCGCGACTAA
- a CDS encoding NAD(P)H-dependent oxidoreductase: MKTLVIVTHPNIENSRINKAWMQALQNESTVTIHQLYNAYPDFKIDVAKEQELLMEHDRIVLQFPFYWYSSPSLLKEWFDVVLSYGWAYGEGGDKLRGKELGLAVSTFGPEQSYQHSGYNRYTMEELLKPFQATSNLIGTKFMTPYILNGVMHVNDEELARSTTDYVKFVTTQTVTVS, from the coding sequence ATGAAAACATTAGTTATCGTTACCCATCCAAACATTGAGAATTCCAGAATTAATAAGGCATGGATGCAAGCCTTGCAAAACGAAAGCACGGTTACTATTCACCAGTTATACAATGCCTATCCTGATTTTAAGATTGATGTAGCGAAAGAGCAGGAGTTGCTGATGGAGCATGATCGTATTGTTCTTCAGTTTCCTTTTTACTGGTACAGCTCTCCATCGTTATTAAAAGAATGGTTTGACGTGGTTCTCTCCTATGGCTGGGCGTATGGGGAAGGTGGAGATAAGCTGCGCGGTAAGGAGTTGGGACTGGCAGTTTCCACGTTTGGCCCTGAGCAATCTTATCAGCATAGCGGCTACAATCGCTACACGATGGAGGAATTATTAAAGCCGTTCCAGGCAACGAGCAACCTCATTGGCACTAAATTTATGACTCCTTACATTTTGAACGGAGTTATGCATGTGAACGATGAAGAACTGGCAAGAAGCACAACAGACTATGTGAAGTTCGTTACGACTCAGACAGTAACAGTAAGTTAG
- a CDS encoding MarR family winged helix-turn-helix transcriptional regulator — protein sequence MLDDYFQNCMYFSSALLNRAITRMAEETFKSTGLSPTYAFLLMAVHEQPGISQKELGEALHLTPSTITRFIEKLIHKELVLSRNRGKAVIN from the coding sequence ATGCTGGATGATTACTTTCAAAATTGCATGTACTTTTCTTCGGCTTTGTTGAACAGGGCAATCACCAGAATGGCAGAAGAAACATTTAAATCTACTGGTTTGTCTCCTACGTATGCATTTTTGCTTATGGCTGTACATGAACAACCAGGTATTTCACAGAAAGAACTAGGTGAAGCCCTGCACTTGACTCCGTCAACGATAACCCGTTTTATCGAGAAGCTGATTCATAAAGAGTTAGTTCTCAGTCGAAACCGAGGGAAAGCTGTCATTAATTGA
- a CDS encoding adenosylcobinamide amidohydrolase, whose product MRQSEGVTTTIAGVAMKQVQSPYGQYLQISSENPLRTLNSSPWGGGFGHHRFLMNRQVDKTYNEDDPAVEMEAFIAREGMNPHDTAGMLTAAWVQDVGFKEMAWPLEDEYGDLVRIEEGAEASLRVAAWVTVGLGNKARAGAVLPSTSLYPGTINTIIVIEGHLTDAAMVNAVITATEAKAAALQDLNTTINGQIATGTSTDAVLIAATGKGKTHRYAGTATALGYGIGRTVYEAILASGQLYELEMAKRREYLGEFG is encoded by the coding sequence ATGAGACAGAGTGAGGGTGTAACTACAACGATAGCTGGCGTGGCAATGAAGCAGGTTCAATCGCCCTATGGTCAGTATTTGCAAATTTCGAGTGAAAATCCACTGCGAACGTTAAATTCCTCTCCATGGGGGGGCGGCTTCGGTCATCATCGGTTTCTGATGAATCGGCAAGTGGACAAGACGTATAACGAAGACGATCCTGCTGTGGAAATGGAGGCGTTCATCGCACGAGAAGGGATGAATCCGCATGATACAGCAGGCATGCTTACCGCAGCATGGGTACAGGATGTAGGATTTAAGGAAATGGCCTGGCCGCTGGAGGACGAATACGGGGATCTGGTTAGAATTGAGGAAGGTGCGGAAGCTTCGCTTCGTGTCGCTGCTTGGGTGACCGTAGGACTTGGCAATAAAGCAAGAGCTGGTGCGGTACTGCCGTCAACCTCTCTGTATCCAGGCACAATCAACACGATCATTGTTATTGAGGGACATTTGACCGATGCTGCGATGGTGAACGCGGTCATTACGGCTACAGAAGCCAAAGCAGCGGCGCTTCAAGATCTGAATACTACAATCAACGGACAAATTGCAACGGGAACGAGTACGGATGCTGTTTTAATTGCTGCAACGGGCAAGGGAAAAACACACCGCTATGCAGGTACAGCAACGGCACTGGGGTATGGGATCGGCAGAACGGTTTATGAGGCTATATTGGCATCGGGTCAGCTATATGAGCTTGAAATGGCGAAGCGTAGAGAGTACCTGGGGGAATTTGGGTGA
- a CDS encoding xanthine phosphoribosyltransferase, which produces MELLKKRILEVGIVASNQVLKLDAILNHQVDPELIMEMGKEFARLFRETKPDKVLTVESSGIPIAYTTALQLGVPMVFARRKKTLTMDQDTYSERVPSFTKGIVTDIMVSSHLLSKGQRILLIDDFIANGDAARGLIRIVEKAEAELVGVGIVVEKLFQNGGKSIRERGIRVESLARIASLDNGQITFD; this is translated from the coding sequence ATGGAATTATTGAAAAAACGGATCTTAGAGGTCGGCATCGTTGCATCCAATCAAGTACTCAAGCTTGATGCGATTTTGAACCATCAGGTTGATCCCGAGCTGATTATGGAAATGGGCAAAGAGTTCGCAAGATTATTCCGTGAAACGAAGCCGGATAAAGTATTGACCGTGGAATCATCGGGCATTCCAATAGCTTATACAACAGCGTTGCAGCTAGGTGTCCCTATGGTTTTTGCCCGTCGAAAGAAGACGTTGACGATGGATCAAGATACGTATAGCGAGCGTGTTCCATCTTTTACAAAAGGAATTGTCACCGATATTATGGTATCCTCCCATTTGTTATCCAAAGGGCAGCGCATCCTGCTGATCGATGATTTTATTGCGAATGGCGATGCAGCTCGCGGCTTAATTCGTATTGTGGAAAAAGCGGAAGCAGAGCTTGTCGGAGTGGGGATTGTCGTCGAGAAGCTATTCCAAAATGGCGGTAAATCGATTCGCGAACGCGGCATTCGCGTGGAGTCTTTGGCACGCATTGCTTCGCTCGATAATGGGCAAATCACTTTTGACTGA
- a CDS encoding DUF4309 domain-containing protein — protein sequence MAMNNPLKPILTLCVPVAFASFLVAGCQQSSAPATKPTTDVSTHIQAELPMETTPPVAAIQAPSTSPATEDTTKHEAQVAGITKVDQPDFNQAYTTPKPSAKPKVKAEDAYQQEKPTLMGLKLGTAKDTVLERFGKAKHQFTMEEDNIEVFDFTDFSVGFNPKGTLEFVDVHSVDIDPGLHGLRLGQSVQEALHILGKPDTNSTYVLAYKAQGTLLKLDIDPHDNKIQSIKLFGNN from the coding sequence ATGGCAATGAACAACCCTCTTAAACCCATACTCACCCTCTGTGTGCCTGTTGCATTTGCTTCATTCTTGGTCGCTGGATGCCAACAATCATCTGCTCCTGCAACTAAACCAACAACTGATGTTTCAACACATATACAAGCTGAGCTTCCGATGGAAACGACACCGCCTGTCGCGGCCATCCAAGCACCATCCACTTCACCTGCAACAGAAGACACAACGAAGCATGAAGCACAGGTGGCAGGCATAACGAAAGTAGATCAACCTGATTTCAACCAAGCTTATACCACGCCTAAACCGAGCGCGAAACCAAAGGTAAAAGCGGAAGATGCCTATCAGCAAGAAAAGCCTACCCTGATGGGGTTGAAGCTGGGAACAGCCAAAGACACCGTGTTGGAACGATTCGGCAAAGCCAAACATCAATTCACCATGGAAGAAGACAATATCGAGGTGTTTGATTTCACGGATTTCTCCGTTGGTTTCAATCCGAAAGGAACACTTGAATTCGTTGACGTGCATTCCGTTGATATTGACCCAGGGCTCCATGGCCTGCGTTTAGGCCAGAGCGTACAAGAGGCACTTCACATTTTAGGCAAACCAGATACGAATTCCACCTATGTGTTAGCTTACAAAGCGCAAGGAACGCTGCTCAAACTGGATATCGACCCGCATGATAACAAAATTCAGTCCATTAAGCTATTTGGTAATAACTAA
- a CDS encoding DedA family protein produces the protein MKDFLFDFISHYGYIALYVILSAGMIGVPIPDETLMVFIGSLTALGGPFEFGPTLAVIYAGTMTGMTVSYVIGHRVGKPFLHRYGKWVKLTPSRIERAEGWFKKYGLWTVFFGYFVPGVRHFTCYLSGVSGVKFYKYILYAGTGALLWCSIFLTLGRVIGNNLDHLLPLIHTYLGVFLIALVVLGGLGVFLYIRFRNHRIVVLRRDKSKKRP, from the coding sequence GTGAAGGATTTTTTGTTTGATTTCATTAGTCATTATGGTTATATTGCCTTATATGTGATCTTGTCTGCCGGTATGATTGGCGTCCCGATTCCAGATGAAACGCTCATGGTGTTCATTGGATCGCTGACTGCCCTCGGCGGGCCTTTTGAATTTGGACCAACGTTGGCCGTGATCTACGCGGGCACCATGACGGGGATGACGGTCAGCTATGTGATCGGTCATCGTGTAGGCAAGCCATTTCTCCATCGCTATGGCAAATGGGTGAAGTTGACACCAAGCCGCATCGAACGGGCAGAAGGCTGGTTCAAAAAGTATGGCTTATGGACCGTATTTTTCGGTTATTTCGTGCCTGGTGTTCGGCATTTTACTTGCTATTTGTCGGGCGTTAGCGGGGTTAAATTTTATAAATACATCCTGTATGCGGGAACGGGTGCGCTGCTGTGGTGTTCCATCTTTTTAACTCTTGGCCGCGTGATCGGCAACAATCTGGATCATTTACTTCCGCTCATCCATACTTATTTAGGCGTATTTCTTATTGCGTTAGTCGTTCTTGGGGGACTAGGCGTCTTCCTTTACATCAGGTTTCGTAACCATCGCATTGTCGTCCTTCGACGTGATAAATCTAAAAAAAGACCTTGA